Proteins encoded by one window of Thermobaculum terrenum ATCC BAA-798:
- a CDS encoding ABC transporter permease, which yields MRALVRIFSFAAKEITDIKRQPRLVLTLIMGPFLILLAFGLGYNSTQPPIHALLVVPENSGLPGNQQEYTRHIPPPFVIDGLYRNTEEALAKLQAGQTEVVIIFPEDTMQSIRSGHRATVQVIYRELDPIASSWIPYFTRAAIDSMNRQLVTQAISSTRLLENTSLSPQVIVAPLDAKTRNIVPYQPSVVIYYLPSAIALLLQHLAITLASFSLVRERLIGAIELFRVAPVGRTEVITGKYLGYGIVTLIVGVVLIASMMYFLGLPLLGSVYELAILLAALTFSSLGIGFFISAISKSESQAVQFSMLTLLASIFFSGFFLPIESLNEYARWISYILPVTYAIDSLKEVLLLGIHIKEENLYALGAIFLITTLASSFILGRDFKRK from the coding sequence ATGAGAGCCCTGGTGCGCATCTTCTCCTTCGCTGCCAAAGAGATAACGGACATCAAGCGCCAGCCAAGACTAGTACTAACCTTGATAATGGGACCTTTCCTCATACTCCTTGCCTTCGGGCTGGGCTACAACTCGACACAACCTCCTATACATGCCCTGCTGGTTGTCCCCGAAAACTCCGGCTTACCAGGCAACCAGCAAGAATACACTCGCCATATACCTCCTCCATTTGTGATCGACGGCTTATACAGAAACACAGAGGAGGCACTTGCTAAGCTACAAGCTGGGCAAACTGAGGTCGTGATAATCTTTCCTGAGGATACCATGCAGAGTATAAGGAGCGGGCATAGAGCAACCGTACAAGTCATCTATAGGGAGCTTGATCCGATAGCGAGCAGCTGGATTCCCTACTTCACGCGTGCGGCCATAGACAGCATGAACAGACAGCTAGTGACCCAGGCTATCAGCTCCACTCGATTACTCGAGAACACATCACTTTCCCCCCAGGTAATCGTTGCTCCATTAGACGCCAAGACAAGAAATATAGTGCCATACCAACCCTCAGTAGTTATCTATTATCTTCCGAGTGCAATTGCACTACTACTGCAGCATCTAGCGATCACTTTGGCTTCGTTCTCACTGGTGCGTGAGAGATTAATCGGTGCAATAGAGCTCTTTCGTGTAGCACCAGTAGGTAGAACAGAGGTCATTACAGGCAAATATCTAGGCTATGGGATAGTTACGTTGATAGTTGGAGTAGTGCTTATAGCATCCATGATGTACTTCTTAGGTCTGCCACTATTAGGATCTGTGTACGAGCTGGCCATACTGTTAGCGGCGTTGACTTTTTCCTCTCTGGGTATAGGCTTCTTTATATCCGCAATCAGTAAGAGTGAAAGTCAAGCAGTGCAGTTCTCCATGCTAACCCTGCTTGCCAGCATTTTCTTCAGCGGCTTCTTTCTTCCCATTGAAAGCTTGAATGAGTACGCAAGATGGATCTCGTACATTTTGCCGGTAACATATGCAATAGATTCGCTCAAAGAAGTCCTACTATTAGGCATCCACATAAAGGAAGAGAATCTATATGCACTAGGAGCAATATTTCTAATAACTACCCTAGCATCAAGTTTCATACTAGGTAGGGACTTCAAACGCAAATAG
- a CDS encoding helix-turn-helix domain-containing protein has protein sequence MIKKDHMTVAELKHMLHKERMEAIATRDPLAIKYADSRWEVITQLIAGKKDDEELDLKRVTVGVKAASEVLGYTPQQVRKLIREKRLDAHKEGEQWRIPLKSIL, from the coding sequence ATGATAAAGAAGGACCACATGACGGTTGCTGAATTGAAGCACATGCTACATAAAGAGAGGATGGAGGCTATAGCAACGAGAGATCCATTGGCTATCAAATATGCCGATAGCCGCTGGGAAGTTATTACTCAGCTCATAGCTGGGAAAAAGGACGATGAAGAGTTGGATCTGAAGAGAGTCACAGTAGGAGTGAAAGCTGCTTCCGAAGTTTTAGGGTATACGCCACAACAAGTCAGGAAATTAATCCGCGAGAAGCGTCTGGATGCCCATAAGGAGGGTGAGCAATGGCGCATTCCGCTCAAATCAATCCTATAG
- a CDS encoding serine hydrolase, translated as MLFRKKGSNPLILFLSFMLILVVAFALGRCGNDLAPEGVTPSPTVGASHASPGSSNSAVHSPTPAAGAQVTPTKPASVPPSPAPTQPTREPTRNPNRSPRPTATPKEKNRARYYVVVAGDTLWGISRKFGITVDDLARANGLSVNATLQVGQRLIIPSMDEDSDFELPPITNRLDAPKQANLRSIAPDLVEYLTSRQGVSAAAVYLPETDTIYTWNTNIKFQMASTVKVPIMVTQLSQQYRRDPSASSPGTDLLVPMITVSDNDAATALLNAVGGPAAVERELNRRGITHTDINPNAWGLSTTTAPDMVMLLRSLYYGQYLNEPLRGVAIRLMASIVQDQRWGVPQGLPAGTPIAFKGGWLPLDDGWLVHQIGITEVKGKTVIFAFYNSKQPTWDYGKDTLRNSAMILSREDLP; from the coding sequence GTGCTTTTTAGGAAGAAAGGGAGTAATCCCCTAATACTGTTCCTCAGCTTTATGCTCATACTTGTTGTAGCTTTTGCGCTGGGTCGATGTGGCAACGACTTAGCTCCCGAAGGCGTCACCCCTTCACCTACTGTAGGCGCCTCGCATGCTTCTCCAGGTTCTAGTAATTCAGCAGTCCATTCACCAACGCCAGCGGCTGGCGCGCAAGTTACTCCAACGAAACCAGCAAGCGTGCCTCCGAGCCCTGCTCCGACTCAGCCAACTAGAGAGCCCACGAGGAATCCAAACAGGAGCCCTAGACCTACAGCCACTCCAAAGGAGAAAAATAGAGCTAGGTACTATGTCGTGGTTGCAGGGGATACTCTCTGGGGTATAAGTAGAAAGTTTGGGATCACAGTAGATGACCTGGCTCGTGCTAATGGTCTTAGTGTCAACGCTACTTTGCAGGTTGGGCAAAGACTTATAATTCCTTCAATGGATGAGGATTCTGATTTTGAGCTTCCTCCCATAACCAATAGGCTTGATGCCCCTAAACAAGCCAATCTTAGATCCATAGCCCCAGATCTTGTGGAATATCTTACATCTCGACAGGGTGTATCAGCTGCGGCTGTATATCTGCCCGAGACCGACACTATCTATACATGGAATACCAATATAAAGTTTCAGATGGCTAGTACAGTAAAGGTTCCAATCATGGTTACACAACTGAGCCAACAGTACAGGCGCGATCCTTCGGCCTCATCTCCAGGCACTGATCTGCTGGTACCGATGATAACGGTTAGCGATAACGATGCCGCTACAGCCCTGCTTAATGCTGTTGGAGGTCCTGCTGCTGTTGAGCGTGAGCTAAATCGCAGGGGAATTACACATACAGACATCAATCCTAATGCTTGGGGGCTAAGTACGACCACTGCTCCTGATATGGTAATGCTTCTTAGAAGCCTTTACTATGGTCAGTACCTCAATGAGCCGTTACGAGGCGTGGCCATCCGTCTTATGGCATCAATAGTACAAGACCAACGCTGGGGGGTGCCTCAGGGACTCCCTGCAGGTACGCCGATAGCCTTCAAGGGTGGTTGGCTACCACTTGACGATGGCTGGCTAGTGCATCAGATAGGTATCACCGAAGTGAAAGGCAAAACTGTCATATTTGCTTTCTATAATAGTAAGCAGCCTACTTGGGATTACGGAAAGGATACGTTGCGCAACTCTGCCATGATTCTCAGTAGAGAAGATCTACCATGA
- a CDS encoding TIGR03668 family PPOX class F420-dependent oxidoreductase, translating into MRKSELSPQELAFLQSRRVARLATVSENCAPSNIPVCFVYKDNRVYIPLDEKPKSVAPTYLRRVRNIVKNPLVSLVVDRYSEDWDCLAYIQIQGKASLLHEGSDYDEAIAYLRAKYSQYLDMNIQANPLIVIEPEYFNVWGRNFAPDRSDRDLMTIIRERRSVRWFLPEPIPGELVGKILEAGRWAPSPHGVQPWRFVVLTSESRRQELAEAMAETWRYQLEMDGQEASVVEQRLAKSKARLISAPLVVILCLYLQDLDRYPDPDRQQAEEIMAIQSLGAAAQNMLLAAYALGLEGGWMCAPLFCPDTVRDVLHLDASLIPHAMLTFGFMAREPVRKPHKPVEDLVVLYD; encoded by the coding sequence ATGCGTAAGTCTGAGCTCTCTCCCCAAGAGTTGGCTTTTCTGCAATCTAGACGTGTTGCTCGCCTTGCAACAGTTAGTGAGAATTGCGCTCCCAGCAATATCCCTGTCTGCTTCGTTTACAAGGATAACCGCGTCTATATTCCATTAGACGAAAAACCAAAATCCGTGGCTCCGACATATCTACGAAGAGTTAGAAACATAGTCAAAAACCCTTTAGTATCTTTGGTAGTAGACAGATATTCTGAGGACTGGGATTGTCTAGCTTACATACAGATACAGGGCAAAGCTTCTCTCCTGCATGAAGGCAGTGACTACGATGAAGCTATAGCCTACCTCAGGGCTAAGTATTCTCAATATTTGGATATGAATATCCAAGCTAACCCACTTATAGTAATTGAGCCGGAGTATTTCAATGTTTGGGGCAGAAATTTTGCTCCTGATCGCTCCGATCGTGACCTGATGACGATTATTCGAGAACGTAGATCGGTTAGATGGTTTCTGCCTGAACCGATCCCTGGAGAGCTCGTAGGAAAGATATTGGAAGCTGGCAGGTGGGCTCCATCCCCACATGGTGTACAGCCTTGGCGCTTTGTTGTGCTTACTTCAGAGAGTCGTCGTCAAGAGCTCGCAGAAGCTATGGCCGAGACTTGGCGATATCAGTTGGAGATGGATGGCCAAGAAGCGTCAGTTGTCGAACAACGTCTAGCAAAGAGCAAAGCAAGACTTATATCTGCCCCTCTGGTAGTTATACTATGTCTTTACCTCCAGGATCTGGACCGCTATCCAGATCCTGACAGGCAACAAGCAGAGGAGATAATGGCGATTCAAAGCCTTGGGGCAGCAGCTCAGAACATGCTACTTGCAGCTTATGCTCTTGGCCTAGAAGGCGGATGGATGTGCGCTCCGTTATTTTGCCCGGATACGGTTCGAGATGTCCTGCATCTGGATGCATCTCTGATTCCCCATGCTATGCTCACTTTCGGGTTTATGGCTAGGGAACCTGTTAGGAAGCCTCACAAACCTGTAGAGGACCTTGTAGTCCTGTACGATTAG
- a CDS encoding TIGR03560 family F420-dependent LLM class oxidoreductase has protein sequence MNNTLPRPGFGMFLRQGGRTWPEMVERFQLADQLGFDYAWTSDHFVAGEDGLQNRLEGWTLIAGLAPLTSRIKLGVLVSGVTFRHPSLLMKEAVTVDHISGGRVIIGIGAAWHEAEHRMYGFTLPPAGVRVAMVAETLQIMHSLMTQQYTTFKGRYYTLENAPFEPKPVQKPRIPILVGTSGNKMLELTARYADMWDTIGDPEFVAERMRFLDSKCKEIGRDPSEIRRFIREPEDDSVATSVDKFLDFYNRYRSLGFTDFTIDFPKNGDVRTLEKIATEVIPELRNA, from the coding sequence TTGAACAATACACTCCCCAGACCTGGGTTTGGCATGTTTCTACGCCAAGGCGGCAGGACTTGGCCTGAGATGGTTGAGAGGTTTCAGCTAGCTGATCAACTAGGCTTTGACTATGCTTGGACGTCAGATCACTTTGTTGCTGGTGAGGATGGTCTACAGAATCGCCTTGAAGGGTGGACTCTTATCGCTGGTCTTGCACCACTCACATCTAGGATAAAGCTCGGTGTCCTGGTTTCTGGTGTTACCTTCAGGCATCCTTCGCTCCTTATGAAGGAGGCTGTTACAGTCGATCATATTAGTGGCGGTAGGGTTATCATAGGTATTGGTGCTGCTTGGCATGAAGCTGAGCATCGCATGTATGGCTTTACCCTTCCTCCTGCTGGGGTGAGGGTTGCTATGGTTGCCGAAACTTTGCAGATCATGCATAGCCTGATGACCCAGCAGTACACTACTTTCAAGGGGCGCTACTATACCTTGGAAAATGCTCCTTTTGAGCCCAAGCCTGTTCAGAAACCGCGTATCCCGATACTGGTTGGTACAAGTGGGAATAAGATGCTAGAGCTGACGGCTCGCTATGCAGATATGTGGGATACCATTGGAGATCCTGAGTTTGTAGCTGAGCGCATGCGGTTTCTGGATAGTAAGTGTAAAGAGATAGGAAGGGATCCTTCTGAAATCCGCAGGTTTATACGTGAACCTGAGGATGACAGTGTTGCGACTTCGGTCGACAAGTTTCTGGATTTCTATAACCGCTATAGATCACTTGGATTTACTGATTTCACCATAGACTTCCCAAAGAATGGGGATGTTCGTACGTTGGAGAAGATAGCAACCGAGGTTATCCCGGAGTTGAGGAATGCGTAA
- a CDS encoding ArnT family glycosyltransferase, which translates to MRRLLISKVICRLDLLICTLLVLLVSIPALYWFGRNWRLAQDPAWYMLQGLNLAGGRGYTTYGDLPSPLRGPVMAMIIALIIKSLGVGATRIVWMMRFISVLTPVSLYLVIKEVRGRDSAFLSVILFAFFGLLTMMFIAFSPDAIMMAFYFLFLYLFVKSIKWRQALPAFLSGLLLGLAVLTKETSMVALSIPFIAFILMPNSGLLSFVCYSGLSLVLLPWWVWVYIKTHEIYLINLGQINISSQIFLLSLGVALVMLVIGALALVIASKRGVFSNIPNIPISLRIMFSWLCLCLWVVLITYVLMKGVYGYKEQPLIQQLKTGIIPYLKLWYLYPLAVAYGIWMAYRCRDNLLHLFVISSATWIPIFIVTVSKGYAARQLIVPQAYIFAFLGMMIADLTKNTLSCSLRKREVTVDIPRFVVLLPLWIILLGAAAFHLRWMLTFTDDLRRSGSIYVRQAAVNTASWLSQNVPHGQMVFITLDGTSKIPDHLPDILAFEDKLNHYWKSPYYISNINPDNYVRALCAQRNCSSVIWIGQDDGCRYRVFSLDYLRSLMQEHHSSYLIVFKVRPNPATSFWANTLARSGMFDVVYNSNPKAYKTKRDFQGFVVFRLKSDARPASNLPAAIDSNSLNELKACTANRVKSIGDLLGKQVSIIEPPYNVLSNPAR; encoded by the coding sequence ATGCGTCGCCTGCTAATCTCAAAAGTTATCTGTAGGCTTGATCTGCTCATTTGTACACTACTGGTCTTGCTAGTCAGTATACCTGCCTTGTACTGGTTTGGGCGTAATTGGAGGTTAGCCCAGGACCCAGCATGGTACATGCTGCAGGGACTCAACCTTGCCGGAGGCAGAGGGTACACCACCTACGGTGATCTGCCATCTCCCCTGCGTGGCCCAGTGATGGCAATGATTATTGCCCTGATCATTAAGTCGCTAGGGGTAGGGGCAACGAGAATCGTATGGATGATGAGGTTTATTTCTGTCCTCACTCCGGTCAGCCTTTACTTGGTTATCAAAGAGGTTAGGGGAAGGGATAGTGCTTTCTTATCAGTTATCCTATTTGCGTTCTTTGGCCTCCTTACAATGATGTTTATAGCCTTCTCCCCAGATGCTATTATGATGGCCTTCTATTTTTTGTTCCTGTATTTATTTGTGAAGAGTATAAAGTGGCGTCAAGCACTCCCAGCCTTTCTCTCCGGCCTGCTGTTGGGCTTAGCGGTTCTCACCAAGGAAACGTCTATGGTGGCTTTGTCCATTCCATTTATTGCATTTATTCTAATGCCAAATTCCGGTTTGCTTAGCTTTGTATGTTATAGTGGGTTATCTCTGGTACTTCTTCCGTGGTGGGTATGGGTATATATCAAGACTCATGAGATCTACTTAATCAATCTAGGCCAGATCAACATAAGCTCTCAGATATTTCTTCTGTCGCTAGGCGTTGCCTTGGTAATGCTAGTTATCGGAGCTCTTGCTCTGGTTATAGCTTCGAAGAGAGGGGTCTTCAGTAATATTCCTAATATCCCTATAAGCCTGAGAATTATGTTTTCTTGGCTATGCTTGTGTCTATGGGTTGTGCTTATTACATACGTGCTTATGAAAGGGGTATATGGCTACAAGGAACAGCCTCTAATTCAGCAACTAAAAACAGGTATTATTCCCTACTTAAAGCTTTGGTATCTGTATCCTCTGGCAGTGGCTTACGGCATCTGGATGGCATATAGATGTAGAGACAATTTGTTGCATCTGTTTGTGATTTCTTCGGCTACTTGGATACCCATATTTATAGTAACCGTATCGAAAGGTTACGCTGCTCGCCAGCTGATAGTTCCACAAGCTTACATATTTGCCTTCTTAGGTATGATGATTGCGGATCTTACCAAAAATACCCTTTCTTGCTCTCTTCGTAAGAGAGAAGTTACTGTAGATATTCCCAGGTTTGTGGTCTTACTCCCTCTATGGATAATCCTGCTCGGAGCTGCTGCCTTTCATCTCAGGTGGATGCTAACTTTCACTGATGATTTAAGGCGGTCGGGCTCTATATATGTTCGCCAAGCTGCGGTTAACACAGCCTCATGGCTTAGTCAAAACGTCCCCCATGGGCAGATGGTGTTTATCACATTAGACGGTACTAGCAAGATACCTGATCACTTACCAGATATTCTGGCATTTGAGGATAAACTTAATCACTACTGGAAGTCTCCTTACTATATCAGCAATATCAATCCTGACAATTATGTAAGAGCCTTATGTGCTCAAAGAAATTGTTCCAGTGTTATTTGGATAGGTCAGGATGATGGTTGCAGGTATAGAGTGTTTTCCCTTGACTATCTTCGATCTCTTATGCAAGAGCATCACAGTAGTTACCTGATTGTATTTAAGGTCAGACCTAATCCAGCGACCAGCTTTTGGGCTAATACCTTGGCTAGATCCGGCATGTTTGATGTCGTATATAACAGTAACCCCAAAGCTTACAAGACCAAACGAGACTTCCAGGGATTTGTGGTTTTCAGGTTGAAAAGTGATGCTCGTCCAGCCTCTAACTTACCCGCAGCTATTGACTCGAACTCACTCAATGAACTCAAAGCTTGTACAGCTAACAGAGTTAAGTCTATAGGTGACTTGCTTGGTAAGCAGGTAAGTATAATAGAACCACCATACAATGTGCTTTCTAATCCGGCTCGCTAA
- a CDS encoding glycosyltransferase family 39 protein translates to MLENRHSNLFGRLVDLLVIALFSLLPLYWFTRNWMIYPDGNRYLLEGLNLSGGKGYELFGAPAYPLRGPGMAIVIASIIKVVGADLDRVMWGMRLFCLVVPFALYFIVSKVSGRLAGVLAAVMVTFFGLQSVLTMGFTVDSVMMAIYLLSLLSLLWAVDRDSLPLGFLAGLLLGFSIITKETSIVGLPIALLAVLFFGKGLYTLIPYYLGAVIVATPWWVWVYQNTGQIYLVSTGQVAITQFIPELIALGCLSLLAIVIALLLIYRYRTLILQKISSYKTRRIIAWVIAIAWVGVITYMLSSGAVYSYKNLTLAEHIREDIIPFTRLWYLYPVSLLYVLWRLLVRPNPNWDYFSVVLVTWLPAVIVTVFFGFAARQLIAPQVFILGALGCLIADFICSLPRLKIARFTSKLLWALGSVIFLIVLASGVAQALEFVTEHRPEVAAPVYVHTYSQQVAKWIRQNVPNGQTVMLMTDRGGNYYIAEVPFHDALHHDWRMVDPVDLQVSSASSLRNLCERFDCSSVFWIEENTTTRNIACDFRLIGTDMVSKRMQELHSTYLVLMIQNETRNTAIWYRKLLESRKFQEIYSVSPKSSDTSFAGFRVFRIIDSVSFKRQPIYMTSSSLTSLNRCLGDPSVIERFFPQGVEEMK, encoded by the coding sequence ATGTTGGAGAATCGGCATAGTAACCTGTTTGGTCGTCTTGTGGATCTATTAGTTATAGCTTTATTTAGCTTGCTTCCTCTCTACTGGTTTACACGCAATTGGATGATTTATCCGGACGGTAATCGCTACCTGCTGGAAGGTCTCAATCTATCAGGTGGCAAGGGATACGAGCTTTTCGGCGCGCCAGCTTATCCTTTACGCGGGCCTGGTATGGCTATTGTCATAGCTTCCATTATCAAGGTTGTCGGGGCTGATCTTGACAGGGTAATGTGGGGCATGCGACTGTTCTGCTTAGTAGTACCTTTTGCCCTTTATTTTATTGTGAGCAAGGTATCTGGACGCTTAGCTGGCGTGCTTGCTGCAGTGATGGTCACGTTCTTTGGCTTGCAGTCTGTTCTAACCATGGGGTTTACTGTTGACTCTGTCATGATGGCCATATATCTGTTGTCGTTACTATCCCTGCTTTGGGCCGTAGATCGTGATAGTTTGCCTCTGGGCTTCTTAGCAGGATTATTGTTGGGATTTAGCATAATCACTAAGGAGACCTCAATAGTAGGTTTGCCAATAGCGCTTCTGGCAGTGCTGTTTTTTGGTAAAGGACTATATACTCTTATACCCTACTATCTAGGCGCAGTGATTGTAGCGACACCTTGGTGGGTATGGGTCTACCAGAATACGGGACAAATATATCTGGTAAGCACAGGACAAGTAGCTATTACTCAATTTATTCCGGAGCTTATTGCTCTGGGGTGTTTATCGTTGTTAGCAATCGTTATAGCTCTGCTTCTGATTTATAGATATCGTACCCTTATCTTGCAGAAGATAAGCAGTTATAAGACTAGAAGGATAATTGCTTGGGTCATAGCTATAGCGTGGGTAGGTGTTATCACTTATATGCTCTCCAGCGGAGCTGTTTATAGCTATAAGAATTTGACTCTTGCTGAACATATAAGAGAAGACATAATACCCTTTACTCGACTGTGGTACCTATACCCTGTCTCACTTCTGTACGTTTTATGGAGGCTGCTGGTTAGGCCTAACCCCAATTGGGATTACTTTAGTGTTGTGCTTGTTACTTGGTTGCCAGCAGTAATCGTTACTGTCTTCTTTGGCTTTGCTGCGAGGCAGCTTATTGCTCCTCAGGTGTTTATTCTCGGAGCTCTTGGGTGCCTAATCGCTGATTTTATATGCTCTTTGCCACGGCTAAAGATAGCTAGATTTACTAGCAAGTTGCTCTGGGCGCTTGGATCAGTCATATTCTTGATTGTCCTAGCCTCGGGCGTTGCCCAGGCACTTGAATTTGTAACCGAGCATCGGCCTGAAGTAGCTGCTCCAGTATATGTTCACACTTATTCTCAGCAGGTGGCTAAGTGGATCAGACAGAATGTACCTAATGGTCAAACCGTGATGCTTATGACGGATAGAGGTGGAAACTATTACATAGCCGAAGTGCCTTTTCATGATGCATTGCATCATGATTGGCGGATGGTCGATCCTGTGGATTTGCAAGTCAGCTCTGCTTCGAGTCTGCGTAATCTATGTGAGCGTTTTGACTGCAGCAGTGTTTTCTGGATCGAAGAAAACACAACTACAAGGAACATAGCCTGTGACTTTAGACTAATTGGTACTGATATGGTCTCCAAGAGAATGCAAGAACTGCATTCTACTTACTTGGTACTAATGATTCAAAATGAGACGAGAAACACGGCAATTTGGTACAGGAAGCTTTTAGAGTCTAGAAAATTTCAAGAGATCTATAGTGTTTCCCCTAAGAGTAGCGATACTAGCTTTGCAGGATTTCGCGTGTTTCGAATCATTGACAGTGTATCGTTCAAGCGTCAACCCATTTATATGACTTCTAGTAGTCTTACCAGCCTTAACAGATGTTTAGGTGATCCTTCTGTAATAGAACGCTTCTTTCCTCAGGGGGTGGAGGAAATGAAATAA
- a CDS encoding glycosyltransferase family 39 protein encodes MSKDSGQYTLSKNLILDLAIIILVVLICSLPVLYWFGRNWRLAQDPAWYILQGLNLAGGRGYTTYGDLPSPLRGPVMAMIIALIISILGTDIVKIVWVIRLLSALSPVILALVVRKVAGIYPGIIAGALTAFFGLLSVLSIAFTVDAVLLLFYLISLLLLTHAARNERSYASWLLSGVSLGIAILTKETALVALPSALLTSFLFGTYWSKPALHYLGLLAILLPWWGWVYLRTGDIYLVDLGQATLSLGLVSAALLMALVASLAGWSLRYRILALISNKSTRVVLSWILAVIWSLAMLMLLSVSVRDISSDSPLEHISKDILPNLKLWFFYPLVILYFLWRVISDGRAEWHLYGTCLLVWMPVVVIVLMMGYAPRQLMVPQALLFGLLGCMIFDLCTLPFKKDRYYSAWLRISGIFLSLIVFAVVAFSALAHARSLAEPQSKNLAASRLPLQIDRSVSRTENWISAHIPSDEPITVILTDAARYLDQVALRDKLYHRWQQFNIPVHNLDQVSNTNVCSSIECSKIIWIQHLQECNFRLLSSTDLLEFMQRSGSQYLLLPVTEADQLAGRIWQERLVDTGAFEVAYSDVRSKTRYFQGYVILRARFGATVNTVPYAVGSSEVEGKLTSCLKKDRKEMFFPQGKATAIPEPTN; translated from the coding sequence GTGTCTAAAGACTCTGGACAGTATACTCTCTCGAAGAACCTCATCCTTGATCTAGCTATCATCATACTAGTAGTCCTAATATGCAGCTTGCCGGTATTGTACTGGTTTGGGCGTAACTGGAGGTTAGCCCAGGACCCAGCATGGTACATACTGCAGGGACTCAACCTTGCTGGAGGTAGAGGGTATACCACATACGGTGATCTGCCATCTCCCCTGCGTGGCCCAGTAATGGCAATGATCATTGCCCTGATTATTAGTATTTTGGGGACCGATATTGTCAAGATAGTTTGGGTAATAAGATTGCTCTCAGCATTGTCACCAGTAATACTAGCTTTAGTTGTACGTAAGGTTGCTGGTATCTATCCTGGGATAATTGCTGGTGCTTTGACTGCGTTCTTTGGGCTCTTGTCTGTTCTTAGTATTGCGTTTACGGTTGATGCTGTACTGTTGCTCTTCTACTTGATATCCCTGTTGCTTCTCACGCATGCTGCGCGTAACGAGAGATCTTATGCTTCCTGGCTTCTCTCCGGTGTTAGCCTGGGGATTGCTATCCTAACTAAGGAAACAGCTTTAGTTGCTTTACCTTCCGCACTGCTGACATCGTTCTTGTTCGGAACTTACTGGAGTAAGCCTGCGCTTCACTACCTGGGCTTGTTAGCTATCCTTTTACCCTGGTGGGGATGGGTATATCTGCGAACTGGAGATATATATCTTGTCGATCTAGGCCAGGCTACTCTTAGCTTAGGCCTAGTGTCTGCGGCTCTTTTAATGGCTTTAGTAGCTTCGCTAGCTGGGTGGTCGTTACGTTACAGAATTCTTGCCCTTATCAGTAATAAATCTACAAGGGTTGTTCTTAGCTGGATCCTTGCGGTTATATGGTCTTTGGCTATGTTGATGCTCCTCTCTGTGAGCGTGCGTGATATAAGTAGCGATTCTCCTTTAGAGCATATAAGTAAAGATATATTGCCAAACCTAAAATTATGGTTTTTCTATCCCTTGGTTATTCTCTATTTCCTTTGGAGGGTCATCAGTGATGGTAGAGCCGAATGGCATCTCTATGGAACCTGCCTTTTGGTGTGGATGCCAGTTGTAGTGATCGTTTTGATGATGGGTTATGCCCCACGGCAGCTCATGGTTCCACAGGCTCTGCTGTTCGGTCTACTTGGATGCATGATCTTTGATCTCTGCACTTTGCCCTTCAAGAAAGATAGGTATTATTCTGCGTGGCTACGTATATCAGGAATATTTCTTAGTTTGATCGTATTTGCTGTAGTGGCGTTTTCAGCGCTTGCCCATGCGAGAAGCTTAGCTGAGCCACAGTCTAAGAATCTAGCAGCTTCAAGGCTTCCTTTACAAATTGACAGATCCGTTAGCCGTACCGAGAATTGGATCTCGGCTCATATACCAAGTGATGAGCCTATTACTGTTATCCTTACTGATGCTGCCAGATATCTGGATCAAGTTGCTCTCAGGGATAAGCTCTACCATAGATGGCAACAGTTCAATATACCTGTACATAACCTTGATCAGGTAAGCAACACTAATGTCTGTTCCTCAATAGAGTGTAGTAAAATTATATGGATACAACATTTACAAGAATGTAATTTTAGATTGCTATCTAGTACGGATCTATTAGAGTTCATGCAGCGCTCTGGTTCTCAGTACCTGCTATTGCCCGTTACAGAGGCCGATCAGCTTGCTGGCAGGATCTGGCAGGAGCGACTGGTAGATACTGGAGCCTTCGAGGTTGCTTACTCTGATGTAAGATCCAAGACTAGGTATTTTCAAGGATACGTGATACTTAGAGCTAGGTTTGGGGCAACTGTCAATACAGTACCTTACGCTGTAGGCAGCTCTGAGGTAGAAGGGAAACTTACCAGTTGTCTCAAGAAGGACAGAAAGGAAATGTTTTTCCCGCAAGGTAAAGCGACCGCCATACCAGAGCCTACAAACTAA